The Xenopus tropicalis strain Nigerian chromosome 7, UCB_Xtro_10.0, whole genome shotgun sequence genome includes a region encoding these proteins:
- the LOC105945173 gene encoding uncharacterized protein LOC105945173 codes for MEKRFPNLGDWIIKGNSYNATIKNINELYLTSYPSSSDVPVCFASTAMKEPGYCDYTVTEYMNTEGSSLSIAITFSKNEEETYRLCSEGNGNVGLMKGKLPETIEGTECSFLFFKNDFAVGDDSYSFQCADGHGKYLSYDKHNQAILKDAPDVKTDETCKMTVTLIITGEFT; via the exons ATGGAAAAAAG atttCCCAATCTAGGTGATTGGATCATTAAAGGAAATTCTTACAATGCAACTATCAAAAATATCAATGAATTATATCTAACCAGCTATCCCAGTAGCTCTGACGTACCTGTATGTTTTGCAAGCACAGCCATGAAAGAACCAG GTTATTGCGACTATACAGTTACAGAGTACATGAACACTGAAGGCTCATCTTTGTCTATTGCCATCACTTTCAGTAAAAATGAGGAGGAAACCTATAGACTGTGTTCTGAAGGGAATGGGAATGTTGGATTAATG AAAGGAAAGCTGCCTGAGACAATTGAGGGTACAGAgtgttcctttttatttttcaaaaatgattttgctgttggGGATGATTCATACTCGTTTCAATGTGCGGATGGTCATGGAAAATACTTATCCTACGATAAGCACAATCAAGCTATCTTGAAGGATGCACCTGATGTCAAAACTGATGAAACCTGTAAGATGACTGTTACACTCATAATTACAGGGGAGTTCACTTAG